The following coding sequences are from one Xiphias gladius isolate SHS-SW01 ecotype Sanya breed wild chromosome 14, ASM1685928v1, whole genome shotgun sequence window:
- the map6d1 gene encoding microtubule-associated protein 6 homolog, producing the protein MAWPCISRVCCLARFWNQFDKSDLSVPLTIQNYSDIAEQEVRSVTKQVSASERAPGNNYSAPDPRGAGSPQAPTDGPGTRGSFRAKREPTYKPREGYHPPGVPFPSVTQYKQDFKPWPIPKKENFPWISDGGSRAGSVSESPVNSNHSQAQPGEREERGRGQRWVEQQVTEESKTSSYRQEYRPWTGVKPAKSARKHPPAQYSSPGTEATHVLRETSYQAAYSGDVHRSIGLHQGEHIIPSAASNVQPAAVPQPIPTASSPSPSSLQQSVPPERTEPSGTTKGEEHLVRTKLPPNPSAVFQSGSRVFNI; encoded by the exons ATGGCTTGGCCGTGCATCAGCAGAGTGTGCTGCCTGGCTCGCTTCTGGAACCAGTTCGACAAGTCGGACCTCTCCGTCCCGCTCACCATCCAGAACTACTCGGACATCGCCGAGCAGGAGGTGCGGTCCGTCACCAAACAGGTCTCCGCCTCGGAGCGCGCACCGGGGAACAACTACTCAGCGCCGGACCCGCGTGGCGCCGGCTCCCCTCAGGCGCCCACAGATGGCCCGGGGACCCGAGGCTCATTTAGGGCGAAGAGGGAGCCCACCTACAAGCCCCGGGAGGGGTACCACCCGCCCGGAGTGCCGTTCCCCAGCGTTACCCAATACAAGCAGGATTTCAAACCCTGGCCCATTCCCAAGAAGGAGAATTTCCCTTGGATTAGTGACGGGGGCAGCAGGGCGGGCAGTGTTTCGGAAAGCCCGGTGAACAGTAACCACAGCCAGGCACAGccgggggagagagaggagcggGGCAGGGGGCAGAGGTGGGTTGAGCAGCAGGTGACGGAGGAGAGCAAGACCAGCTCCTACAG GCAAGAGTACAGGCCGTGGACAGGGGTGAAACCGGCCAAAAGTGCAAGGAAACATCCTCCAGCTCAATACTCCAGCCCAGGGACAGAGGCCACCCACGTCCTGCGTGAGACCAGCTACCAGGCTGCCTACAGCGGGGACGTCCACAGGTCCATAGGGCTGCATCAGGGGGAGCACATAATCCCGTCTGCTGCCTCCAATGTACAACCTGCTGCTGTCCCCCAGCCCATCCCCACTGCCAGCTCGCCCAGTCCCTCCAGCCTCCAGCAGAGCGTCCCACCTGAGAGGACTGAGCCCAGTGGAACGACCAAGGGAGAG GAACATCTGGTGAGGACCAAGCTCCCTCCGAACCCGtctgctgtttttcaaagtGGATCGAGGGTCTTCAACATCTGA